A stretch of DNA from Thalassospiraceae bacterium LMO-SO8:
CCCCGTCAACACCCGCGAATACGGCCCCGGCCAGCACGGTCAGCGGCGCAAGAAGCCGTCCGACTTCGGCACCCAGCTGATGGCCAAACAGAAGCTGAAGGGCTACTACGGCAACATCTCGGAAAAGAAGTTCCGCAAGTATTACGCCGAAGCCTCGCGCCGCAAGGGTGACACCTCGGAAAACCTGATCGGCCTGCTGGAGCGCCGCCTGGACGCCGTCGTCTACCGCATGAAGTTCGTGCCGACCGTGTTCGCCGCCCGTCAGTTCATCAACCACGGCCACGTGAAGGTGAACGGCAAGAAGGTCAACATCTCCTCCTATCAGGTCAGCGAAGGCGACCTTATCGAGGTCAAGGACAAGTCCCGGGAAATGCCCCTGGTGCTGCTGGCCATAGAATCGTCCGAGCGCGACGTGCCCGACTACATGGAAGTGAACCACAAGAAATTGGCCGGTACCTTCCTGCGCACGCCCAAGCTGGCCGACGTTCCCTATCCGGTTCAGATGGAACCGAACCTGGTCATCGAATTCTATTCCCGCTAAGGGAATTTACGAATTGGCGCGGTTTTCTCCGCGCCGGAAAAGGGGCACCATCGGGTGCCCCTTTTTTGTTGTCCGGGGAACGGGACGGAGAGATCAGCCATGACACCGACGGAAATCGTCGAAAGTTTCTATGCCGATGTATGGAACCGCCGGGATTACGATCAGGCACGGCGCATCATCGCCAAGGACTTTAAATTCCGCGGC
This window harbors:
- the rpsD gene encoding 30S ribosomal protein S4, which encodes MSKRLASKYKINRRLGENLWGRPKSPVNTREYGPGQHGQRRKKPSDFGTQLMAKQKLKGYYGNISEKKFRKYYAEASRRKGDTSENLIGLLERRLDAVVYRMKFVPTVFAARQFINHGHVKVNGKKVNISSYQVSEGDLIEVKDKSREMPLVLLAIESSERDVPDYMEVNHKKLAGTFLRTPKLADVPYPVQMEPNLVIEFYSR